A window from Ramlibacter pinisoli encodes these proteins:
- a CDS encoding hybrid sensor histidine kinase/response regulator has protein sequence MLETDALLGRDLRADHPPAGTFAPNHSTIVWATDAQGDIRRPLPSWEAFTGQSFEAYAGQGWLAAVHPDDRPRVARLWREGVGNPNPIDIDYRLRRRDGTYRHVSAHGSPLVDGDQVREFVGVCVDISARLEAEASLKRSEERFRLLDRVGQATRTLTDANRVMEITARLLGEYLGATRCAYADVEPDGNRFTIRSDWSMPGVPSSAGVYSLDLFGRAATTSLRRGQHLVVRDVDRELGDEGGALMFNAIGVKAIICAGLVKDGRLVAMMAVHQAAPRDWTAREVTLVADVVDRCWAHIERVRDSAMLRDQDRRKDEFLATLAHELRNPLAPMKYAVAMMRLAPEPSAQARAQDVIDRQVTQMARLIDDLLDLSRINRGLIQLQCEPVRLRTLMERAVETARPAIDTARHRLEVRLPDDDLMLQADPARIIQVIGNLLNNAAKYTPDGGEIRLAAWFEGRHAVLEVADNGIGIPPADQGKLFQMFTQLNHSAGRAQGGLGIGLSLVRTLVQMHGGSVRVFSEGLDEGTRFTVELPLAETERPPRAAPEDDGDAAGQTSARRVMVVEDNRDGLETLLALLDMLGYEVAGASDGREALEVARRFHPHVVLLDLGLPVMDGFEVARALRDDPALKDVFIAALTGWGAENDRRRTAEAGFDAHLTKPVELSALEAALAQSGLARA, from the coding sequence ATGCTGGAAACCGACGCGCTGCTCGGCAGGGACCTGCGTGCGGACCACCCGCCGGCCGGCACCTTCGCCCCGAACCATTCCACGATCGTCTGGGCCACCGATGCCCAGGGCGACATCCGCCGCCCGCTCCCCAGCTGGGAGGCCTTCACCGGCCAGTCCTTCGAAGCCTATGCGGGCCAGGGCTGGCTGGCTGCCGTGCACCCCGACGACCGCCCGCGGGTCGCGCGCCTGTGGCGCGAGGGCGTCGGCAACCCGAACCCCATCGACATCGACTACCGCCTGCGCCGGCGCGACGGGACGTACCGGCACGTCAGCGCGCACGGTTCCCCCCTGGTCGACGGCGACCAGGTGCGCGAATTCGTCGGCGTGTGCGTCGACATCAGCGCCCGCCTGGAGGCCGAGGCCTCCCTCAAGCGCAGCGAGGAGCGCTTCCGGCTGCTCGATCGCGTGGGGCAGGCCACCCGCACGCTCACCGATGCCAACCGGGTGATGGAGATCACGGCGCGCCTGCTGGGCGAGTACCTGGGCGCCACACGCTGTGCCTATGCCGACGTCGAGCCCGATGGCAACCGCTTCACCATCCGCAGCGACTGGTCGATGCCCGGCGTTCCCAGCAGCGCGGGCGTCTATTCGCTCGACCTGTTCGGCCGCGCGGCCACCACCAGCCTGCGGCGCGGGCAGCACCTGGTGGTGCGCGACGTCGACCGCGAACTGGGCGACGAGGGCGGTGCCCTCATGTTCAATGCGATCGGCGTCAAGGCCATCATCTGCGCCGGCCTGGTCAAGGACGGCCGGCTGGTCGCGATGATGGCGGTGCACCAGGCCGCCCCGCGCGACTGGACGGCCCGCGAGGTGACCCTGGTGGCCGACGTCGTCGACCGTTGCTGGGCCCACATCGAGCGCGTGCGCGACAGCGCCATGCTGCGCGACCAGGACCGCCGCAAGGACGAATTCCTCGCCACCCTGGCACACGAACTGCGCAACCCGCTCGCGCCCATGAAATACGCGGTGGCCATGATGCGGCTGGCGCCCGAGCCCTCGGCGCAGGCGCGTGCGCAGGACGTCATCGACCGCCAGGTCACGCAGATGGCGCGCCTGATCGACGACCTGCTCGATCTCTCGCGCATCAACCGCGGGCTCATCCAGCTGCAGTGCGAGCCGGTGCGGCTGCGCACGCTGATGGAACGCGCCGTCGAGACGGCCCGGCCGGCCATCGACACCGCGCGCCACCGCCTGGAGGTGCGGCTGCCCGACGACGACCTGATGCTGCAGGCCGACCCGGCGCGCATCATCCAGGTGATCGGCAACCTGCTGAACAACGCGGCCAAGTACACGCCCGACGGGGGCGAGATCCGGCTGGCAGCCTGGTTCGAGGGACGCCACGCCGTGCTGGAGGTGGCGGACAATGGCATCGGCATCCCGCCCGCGGATCAAGGCAAACTGTTCCAGATGTTCACCCAGTTGAACCATTCGGCGGGCCGCGCGCAGGGCGGCCTGGGGATCGGGCTGTCGCTCGTGCGCACGCTGGTGCAGATGCACGGCGGCTCGGTCCGTGTCTTCAGCGAGGGCCTCGACGAAGGCACCCGCTTCACCGTCGAACTGCCGCTGGCCGAGACCGAGCGGCCGCCACGGGCGGCCCCCGAGGACGACGGCGATGCCGCCGGCCAGACCTCGGCGCGCCGTGTCATGGTGGTCGAGGACAACCGCGACGGCCTCGAGACCCTGCTGGCGCTGCTCGACATGCTGGGCTACGAGGTGGCAGGCGCCAGCGACGGCCGGGAGGCCCTCGAAGTCGCCCGGCGCTTCCATCCGCACGTCGTCCTGCTCGATCTGGGGCTGCCCGTGATGGACGGATTCGAGGTGGCGCGCGCGCTGCGCGACGACCCTGCGTTGAAGGACGTCTTCATCGCGGCGCTCACGGGCTGGGGAGCGGAGAACGACCGCCGCCGCACGGCCGAGGCGGGCTTCGACGCTCACCTCACCAAGCCGGTGGAACTGTCCGCCCTGGAGGCGGCCCTGGCCCAGAGCGGCCTGGCACGCGCCTGA
- a CDS encoding AAA family ATPase — protein sequence MSDLSVNSPTTPAPEFGKDEQPSGSVWLAIRKAMARLSDWFVIQSPAVKMLVIAMALMIPATGIYSLVLVQRQAAVAEQVRGMATEGVAAFDEKLPVVFGSGSVLSFLQTNPVDRITVIYKPLMWNVSERFVLVQSAGKQYAYYPSDMETKIFADKAVSAPWSSKLTFVPRSDLSPSSLQLLERLDQGFAGARPQSEKDAWKAGVSGVLSASLTLGLIAFLAFQLKGQFKSLKFIEPSHVSGSLDDLVGMDDIKAEVAQIKDQYSRRAEYAEYGINKPFNVMFSGPAGTGKTKLASYLAKELQLPILFHSAVNLETGYVGGGAGTLSRIVAMAKRRKRCIVFLDEAQDLFMRRGGHRKFDDDTQNMLLAVLDGVRTKNDAEIIWIVASNFNSEQMQMDEAMLRRFQMKVDFRLPNREERHSIIKHYLSQRAEKVLPDLDLRHLVEITEGRSPADLETIVNQAGISAVQAGLMIGADTLMQAAERVLVGNVNTNTTKERERDRRIIAIHEWGHFLVDFEAERKKAGGNWEQILAEMKTLKISLKANPRNNALGFVFHKQGANLLKTKGDIEHDVRVLLGGMANEELFFGEEGTTNGAHNDITRVTKLLHHAVGEMGMYRKTRLNFGALNHEGGSKAVDEETRSIMEAQSERLYGETKAVLSRLKPLTEHLAGKLMDAGEMSLREALHEIRSFEAACYTFNSKVGLQPAT from the coding sequence ATGTCTGATTTATCGGTCAATTCCCCCACCACCCCCGCCCCCGAGTTCGGCAAGGACGAGCAACCGTCCGGCAGCGTCTGGCTCGCGATCCGCAAGGCGATGGCGCGCCTGTCCGACTGGTTCGTGATCCAGAGCCCGGCGGTCAAGATGCTGGTGATTGCCATGGCCCTGATGATCCCGGCCACCGGCATCTATTCCCTGGTGCTCGTGCAGCGCCAGGCCGCCGTGGCCGAGCAGGTGCGCGGCATGGCCACCGAAGGCGTCGCCGCCTTCGATGAGAAGCTGCCGGTCGTGTTCGGCTCAGGCTCGGTGCTGAGCTTCCTGCAGACCAATCCGGTCGACCGCATCACGGTGATCTACAAGCCGCTGATGTGGAACGTGTCCGAGCGCTTCGTCCTGGTCCAGTCGGCCGGCAAGCAGTACGCCTACTACCCGTCCGACATGGAGACCAAGATCTTCGCGGACAAGGCGGTGTCCGCCCCGTGGAGCAGCAAGCTCACCTTCGTGCCGCGTTCGGACCTCAGCCCCTCCAGCCTGCAGCTGCTCGAGCGCCTCGACCAGGGCTTCGCCGGCGCCCGCCCGCAGTCCGAGAAGGATGCCTGGAAGGCCGGCGTGTCCGGCGTGCTGTCGGCTTCGCTGACGCTGGGCCTCATCGCCTTCCTGGCGTTCCAGCTCAAGGGCCAGTTCAAGTCGCTCAAGTTCATCGAGCCGTCGCACGTCAGCGGGTCGCTCGACGACCTGGTCGGCATGGACGACATCAAGGCCGAGGTCGCGCAGATCAAGGACCAGTACAGCCGCCGCGCCGAGTACGCCGAGTACGGCATCAACAAGCCGTTCAACGTGATGTTCAGCGGCCCGGCCGGCACCGGCAAGACCAAGCTGGCCAGCTACCTGGCCAAGGAACTGCAGCTGCCCATCCTGTTCCACTCGGCCGTGAACCTGGAGACGGGTTACGTCGGCGGCGGCGCCGGCACGCTGTCGCGCATCGTGGCCATGGCCAAGCGCCGCAAGCGCTGCATCGTCTTCCTGGACGAGGCGCAGGACCTGTTCATGCGCCGCGGCGGCCACCGCAAGTTCGACGACGACACCCAGAACATGCTGCTGGCCGTGCTGGACGGCGTGCGCACGAAGAACGACGCCGAGATCATCTGGATCGTCGCGTCCAACTTCAACAGCGAGCAGATGCAGATGGACGAGGCGATGCTGCGCCGCTTCCAGATGAAGGTCGACTTCCGCCTGCCCAACCGCGAGGAGCGGCACTCGATCATCAAGCACTACCTGTCGCAGCGCGCCGAGAAGGTGCTGCCCGACCTCGACCTGCGCCACCTGGTGGAGATCACCGAGGGCCGCAGCCCGGCGGACCTGGAGACTATCGTCAACCAGGCCGGCATCAGCGCGGTGCAGGCCGGCCTGATGATCGGCGCCGACACGCTGATGCAGGCCGCCGAGCGGGTGCTGGTGGGCAACGTCAACACCAACACCACCAAGGAGCGCGAGCGCGACCGCCGCATCATCGCCATCCACGAGTGGGGCCACTTCCTGGTCGACTTCGAGGCCGAGCGCAAGAAGGCCGGCGGCAACTGGGAGCAGATCCTGGCCGAGATGAAGACCCTCAAGATCTCGCTCAAGGCCAACCCGCGCAACAACGCCCTGGGCTTCGTGTTCCACAAGCAGGGAGCCAACCTGCTCAAGACCAAGGGCGACATCGAGCACGACGTGCGCGTGCTGCTGGGCGGCATGGCCAACGAGGAGCTGTTCTTCGGCGAGGAGGGCACGACCAACGGCGCGCACAACGACATCACGCGCGTGACCAAGCTGCTGCACCATGCCGTCGGCGAGATGGGCATGTACCGCAAGACCCGCCTGAACTTCGGCGCCCTGAACCACGAGGGCGGCAGCAAGGCGGTCGACGAGGAGACCCGCAGCATCATGGAAGCCCAGAGCGAACGGCTCTATGGCGAGACCAAGGCGGTGCTCTCGCGCCTGAAGCCGCTCACCGAGCACCTGGCGGGCAAGCTGATGGACGCCGGCGAGATGAGCCTGCGCGAGGCGCTGCACGAGATCCGCAGCTTCGAGGCGGCGTGCTACACCTTCAACTCCAAGGTCGGCCTGCAACCCGCCACCTGA